The nucleotide sequence TTGCTAAGGCAGATGTTCTGGCGGTTTTCTTGCGTTAaggtaaaaattgaaataaaaacgtCCCTGTAATTTATTCCCTGTGTGAGATGAAAAGTATAATGTGTTAAATAAACAGCTTTGGTGGAGTAAGTACTCAAATTAGATCACACACTCTCCTAAGGAGACCTCCCATTCTTGTTCCTAAATGGTGTTTGTGTTCTTGGCTAAGACACGTTACTCACCTAGTGTCTCTCTCTCCGTCACAAGAATATAAATTAGTTCAATTGGACTTTCAGGAAAACCTGACAAAATACAAGGGAGGGGGACAGGGTTGAGGCCAGGGAGGCAACCTGGGATGGACAAGTATCCCATCCAAGGGGTGTGGGTGTGGCTATGTGGCTATGCTTCAATGCACCTCCTGCTTCCAAAACTGGGATAAGTTGAGAGACTGTTATTAACCCTTGTAATGTACTTTACCTTTATTCCTTGGGGTAGGTATAGAGTGGGAGCTTAAAACTCCTAAACTGGATTGAAGAACATTTAAACAAATGCAATTTCCGATGCAAAACTTTAGTGGACAGAAAGTATGTCTGAAACAGCTAAAAATGGAGATTGTGTAAAAGGCATGAAACAGCCTACAATTGTCCTTCAATATTAAATGCTGGAAATCACCCATCCCAGgacctaaatttcaaaatttccaaaggGGGGGACACCCCTGACCCCCGTGCCCTCAGCAGACATTTATCGGGACCCCCATTAACTATATCTGGGATCTGCCCCAGAACTCTTCTTCACCGGAAGCCTTGAACAGAGAATGGCCTTTTCATTTCCTAGGTAATGTGTATGTTCTGAAAATTGTTGTTAAATTTAGTTCTTTAATGCTCATCTTAACATGCTATATGTGGTAAGTCAAAATGTACCACATTTTTTATATTCTGTTACTTTAGACAATAATTTGAGTTTAGCCTAATAAATGATGAGTGACAAAAAGCCTTCAACACTAAATAAACTGCttaactttttgtttcagaGTTGACTGCCACTGAATATGTACAACATCAGATGGCAGAAAATCGAGGCAGTAGATTACTTGCTTTTTCCGCAGGGTTGCTTGTGAAGGGATTCGCTGATGAACCAAGCTAAAAGGCGGAGATTTGAAGTCTCTTGCCCTTACTAAAGCTTAGAAAAAATATGGCCTTGAATTTAAATCCAATAAAACAGTATGTTAATTTGAGGAGCTGTATCAGTTTCTGACTTTGTAATTTCCCTTATCTTAAAGTTGCACTTGCACCTAATTTGAAAGCCAGGATAAGGAGAACTTGTCTAAAAACTTAAAGTTGCACTCATGCCAAATTTGAAAGCCAGTGTAAGGAGACCCTGTCTGACCTGAAGTGATACATTTTGGTCAAGTCAGGCTACAGACAAGAAGGCCAATTTTGCCAGAGGTGCTAGGGGAGAAACCaccagtttttcttttattcttactCCCCCTTATGTATGCCAGGACATGCAAGGTCATCTCCCCACCACCACCCCCCACCCTTTCCCAACCCAACAGCAATTTGCCATCTAGTCGAACGGATTTAAGCTTAAGCCAAGATCTTTACCATcctcatttgaaaatttcaactcCGCTTCAACTTGGtcgaaagaaatcaaagtttttcTCTTGAGAAAATGCGCGAAAGACAATGCTTCGATGTATTCCTGCACACCAGGAGAGTACGCTCGGGTGAACAAGAAAGGGTCTTCTCCCTCTAACTCCAAAGCTATCGTATTTAGGAGTTCTTTAACCGTTACAAACTTTTCATCTGCTTCTTTGAAGATCTGCTCCGTATCACTCGCTCCGGCTACTCGCTGAAGATTAAAAATGATCCGTTTGCTTGCAATAGTAACATCTCTGCTACATTTAACTAAACGCTCGTGTTTGTCATGCCGAGAATCCAGCTCTTGCCGATGATTTTTAAATGATAGTATTACTGGCGAGTTCTCATCGACTTTTCTCTTCAGAGGGCTGCTCTCTTGAGCTTGAGGTCTAGGACGTTTCCTATTTCGTTGTTTCACGAcagccgccatgttgaaaatttgGAAAAGGAGATAGATGCGCGACCTTGATTGGCTCTTTTTTTAAGGAACTAAACCAATTAAGTACAGCCTTATAGGAGAGCTCATGGATCTTTGGAGGGAAAATGGCGGCAGATTTGAAATTTATCTAGGCGCCCAAATGAGCCTTGTTTTAACATTATTTATCGATTCCAAAGGTCGTACGTCACAATAACTCATGAAAACATAAATCCAATTCACCCATTATGAGCTCTGGGAGAGCAAGAGGTAACTTGTGGAGAGGAAGAGGACAGAGGTTTCGAGGAAGAAAGAGTGCTCGAGGAACGAGCCAGACAGGAAGAGGTGAAATTGATGGAAATTTCTGTGTTCCACGCTTGTGACTTGACGAAAAAATTTGTTAgcaatttcatgaaattatcgCTTTAGCGCAAAGAGGTTCAGACCAAGGAAGTTCAAGTCCTCAAGTGGAACATCAAAGAGCACGGCAAATACAGACAAGCTTAACGCCGTGTCCCTTCAAGAAATGGAACTTATACTTCCCAGACATTGGTGAGTCGGTAGTTTTGTGGGATTAGTTTGTAACCAGGTGCATTTTTCATCCATGAACACCTACCctttaccctttcactcccagaagtgatcaacacataatttctctttacagcaTTAATACAGTatgaagcagacaagtgatgagaataaagacaaatatcaattgggggattatcatatgatccaaaaccaaactttcagaatttcaaaaaaaaaaattataaggaatGTATGGCAAAGAGTTTTAATCAAGATATTGGAAATGAAAGCACAAACataattgtaaggagaagttatgtGTTCACCACTTGTGGAAGTTAAGGGTTACAAATGGTACACTTGTCTAGTTTTAACTTGAATCCTTTATCAGGTGACTGGATATATATTTGATTTAATGTCTCTTGACTTTAAGGAATTAtccattcaaataattattcttCTGAAGTTTATAACCCAGACTCATCTCATGCAACCAAAGTTAAAGCCATTATGAAGTTTGTGGAATCACATGCAGCTCAACTTTCCAAGGTAAAAATAGAAAAGCCATAGTAGTTGTTCAGTTACTTCCAGATTGTGTGCATTATATTCTGTCAAGTCACCCTGTCACTCataagatctcattaataattctccttactgtctgcaatacaattctcatgatatCGAGGATCTGACGGGAGAGCTCATGCGTTTCTGCATAAACAGTGCGTCGAGCGGGGACCAAAACactccttttgaggtgtgcagCTTTTTGCGGGAAATTCACAACGCTTTCGTAGCGTTCAGGAATGTTTCTAGAGAGATTGCCTCAAAATTAAGAGTATTGAAGGCCAGTATGAATAAGGTGGAAGTCGCTTGTTACACTTTGAAAGTTCGGGGTTCAGAAATTCCTCAATTTGCTTTGGCTGAAGCACTGGGTGGAGACTTTACTTCtgaagaaagggattttaattgaaaactgctAATGTTATTATCCATTGAtcataatttattaatttatctgATAGCCTTAGCTGTTTCAAAAGTCAGGTATCGGGTGAAATCTATTTATTTGAGACAACtgaaactgtt is from Pocillopora verrucosa isolate sample1 chromosome 7, ASM3666991v2, whole genome shotgun sequence and encodes:
- the LOC131786569 gene encoding translin-associated protein X-like; the protein is MAAVVKQRNRKRPRPQAQESSPLKRKVDENSPVILSFKNHRQELDSRHDKHERLVKCSRDVTIASKRIIFNLQRVAGASDTEQIFKEADEKFVTVKELLNTIALELEGEDPFLFTRAYSPGVQEYIEALSFAHFLKRKTLISFDQVEAELKFSNEDGKDLGLSLNPFD
- the LOC131786550 gene encoding uncharacterized protein, with protein sequence MSSGRARGNLWRGRGQRFRGRKSARGTSQTGRAQRGSDQGSSSPQVEHQRARQIQTSLTPCPFKKWNLYFPDIVYNPDSSHATKVKAIMKFVESHAAQLSKAIFFLSCSRGKRLQISTY